A single window of Pseudoduganella plicata DNA harbors:
- a CDS encoding acyl-CoA dehydrogenase family protein: MVLSEEHQMIRDALRSYAQERLAPNAARWDREHYFPQAELKELAGLGAFGVAVPEALGGAGLDYVSLALVLEEIAAGDGGTSTIISVNNCPVCSIGMMYANARQKEQWLRPLAQGQMLGAFCLTEPHTGSDAAALRTTATRDGDHYVLNGVKQFITSGKYADVAIVMAVTDRAAGKKGISAFWVPTATPGYIVAGLEQKMGQHSSDTAQILFEHCRIPAENLIGEEGMGYKIALSGLEGGRIGIASQSVGMARAAFEAALTYARERETFGQPIFNHQSVQFRLSEMATQIEAARQLILHAASMKDAGLPCLKEAAMAKLFASEMAERVCSDAIQVHGGYGYVSDFPVERIYRDVRVCQIYEGTSDIQKLLIARAL; this comes from the coding sequence ATGGTACTGAGCGAAGAACATCAGATGATCCGCGATGCGTTGCGCAGTTATGCGCAGGAGCGGCTGGCGCCCAACGCGGCGCGCTGGGACAGGGAGCATTATTTTCCGCAGGCGGAGCTGAAGGAGCTGGCAGGGTTGGGCGCGTTTGGCGTGGCCGTGCCCGAGGCGCTGGGTGGTGCCGGGCTGGACTACGTGTCGCTGGCCCTGGTGCTGGAGGAAATCGCGGCCGGCGACGGCGGCACGTCGACGATTATCTCCGTCAACAATTGCCCCGTCTGCAGTATCGGCATGATGTACGCGAACGCGCGCCAGAAGGAGCAGTGGCTGCGTCCGCTGGCGCAGGGACAGATGCTGGGTGCGTTCTGCCTGACCGAGCCGCACACGGGCAGCGATGCGGCGGCGCTGCGCACGACGGCCACGCGCGACGGCGACCATTATGTGCTCAATGGCGTCAAGCAGTTCATCACGTCGGGCAAGTATGCGGACGTGGCCATTGTCATGGCCGTTACCGACAGGGCGGCCGGCAAGAAAGGCATCAGTGCGTTCTGGGTGCCGACTGCGACGCCCGGTTACATCGTTGCCGGACTGGAGCAGAAAATGGGCCAGCATTCGTCCGACACGGCGCAGATCCTGTTTGAACACTGCCGCATCCCCGCCGAAAACCTCATCGGCGAGGAAGGGATGGGCTACAAGATTGCGCTGTCCGGCCTGGAAGGCGGCCGCATCGGCATCGCCTCGCAGTCGGTCGGCATGGCGCGCGCCGCGTTCGAGGCGGCGCTGACCTATGCGCGCGAGCGTGAAACGTTCGGCCAGCCGATCTTCAATCACCAGTCGGTGCAGTTCAGGCTGTCTGAGATGGCGACGCAGATCGAAGCGGCCCGCCAGCTGATCCTGCATGCGGCATCGATGAAGGATGCGGGACTGCCTTGCCTGAAGGAAGCGGCGATGGCAAAGCTGTTCGCGTCCGAAATGGCGGAACGCGTCTGCTCGGACGCGATCCAGGTCCATGGCGGTTATGGCTACGTGTCGGACTTCCCCGTGGAGCGGATTTACCGCGACGTGCGCGTCTGCCAGATCTACGAAGGCACCAGCGACATCCAGAAACTGCTGATCGCCCGGGCGCTTTGA
- a CDS encoding acetyl-CoA C-acetyltransferase, producing the protein MNDPIVIVGAARTPMGAFQGDFSSLSANDLGAVAIKAAVERAGIRPELVEHVYFGNCLMAGQGQAPARQALLKAGLPTSTGAVTLSKMCGSAMQAAIFAHDQLVAGSADVVIAGGMESMTNAPYLIPKARGGYRIGHGMMFDHMMLDGLEDAYSKDEKTGGGRSMGTFAEECATKFSFTREAQDAYAIESVKRAQAAATGGKFAWEIAPVTVTGRGGDTVIDKDEGPLKAKLDKIPSLKPAFKKDGTITAASSSSINDGAAALVMMRESTARQLGAPIIARVVGHATNALAPNEFTTAPVGAIQKLLKKNGWKVADVDLFEINEAFAAVPMAAMHELDIPHSKVNIHGGACALGHPIGASGARIIVTLLGALKDRGAQRGVAALCIGGGEATAVGIELV; encoded by the coding sequence ATGAACGATCCCATCGTTATCGTCGGTGCAGCCCGTACCCCCATGGGCGCCTTCCAGGGCGACTTTTCCAGCCTGTCCGCAAATGACCTTGGTGCCGTCGCGATCAAGGCGGCCGTCGAGCGCGCCGGCATCCGGCCCGAACTCGTCGAGCACGTCTATTTCGGCAACTGCCTGATGGCGGGCCAGGGACAGGCGCCAGCCCGCCAGGCGCTGCTGAAGGCAGGCTTACCCACGTCCACGGGCGCCGTCACCCTGTCGAAAATGTGCGGCTCCGCCATGCAGGCTGCCATCTTCGCACATGACCAGCTGGTCGCCGGCAGCGCCGACGTCGTCATCGCCGGCGGCATGGAGTCGATGACCAACGCCCCCTACCTGATTCCGAAGGCACGGGGCGGCTACCGCATCGGCCACGGCATGATGTTCGACCACATGATGCTGGACGGCCTGGAAGACGCTTACAGCAAGGATGAAAAGACGGGCGGCGGCCGCTCGATGGGCACGTTTGCGGAAGAATGCGCGACGAAATTCAGCTTTACGCGCGAAGCGCAGGACGCGTACGCCATCGAGTCCGTCAAGCGCGCGCAGGCTGCGGCAACGGGCGGCAAGTTCGCCTGGGAAATCGCCCCCGTGACCGTGACCGGCCGCGGCGGCGACACGGTGATCGACAAGGATGAAGGTCCGCTGAAAGCCAAGCTGGACAAGATCCCGTCGCTGAAACCGGCGTTCAAGAAGGATGGCACGATCACGGCGGCCTCGTCGTCGTCGATCAACGACGGCGCGGCCGCACTGGTCATGATGCGCGAGTCGACGGCCAGACAGCTGGGCGCGCCCATCATCGCGAGGGTCGTCGGCCACGCCACCAATGCGCTGGCGCCGAACGAATTCACGACGGCACCCGTCGGCGCCATCCAGAAGCTGTTGAAAAAGAACGGCTGGAAGGTGGCCGATGTCGACCTGTTCGAGATCAACGAAGCGTTTGCCGCCGTGCCCATGGCCGCGATGCACGAGCTGGACATCCCGCACAGCAAGGTCAACATCCATGGCGGCGCCTGCGCATTGGGCCACCCGATCGGCGCCTCCGGCGCGCGCATCATCGTCACGTTGCTGGGCGCGCTGAAGGACCGTGGTGCGCAACGCGGCGTGGCGGCACTGTGCATCGGCGGCGGCGAAGCGACTGCCGTCGGCATCGAGCTGGTGTAA
- a CDS encoding isovaleryl-CoA dehydrogenase — protein MLHLPGLTFDHGEDIAALREAVQQFAAAEIAPRAADIDRSDQFPMDLWRKMGELGVLGITVGEEYGGANMGYLAHIVAMEEISRASASVGLSYGAHSNLCVNQIKRNGTEEQKRKYLPKLISGEHVGALAMSEPNAGSDVVSMKLRADFKGDRWVLNGTKMWITNGPDADTLVVYAKNDLEAGPRGMTAFLIEKGFKGFSIAQKLDKLGMRGSHTGELVFQDCEVPAENVLGGLGKGVNVLMSGLDFERTVLSGGPLGIMQACMDAVVPYVHDRKQFGQPIGEFQLMQGKLADMYSTMMACKAYVYAVGQACDRATTPEQVRALRKDAAGAILYSAEKATWMAGEAIQALGGNGYINEYPVGRLWRDAKLYEIGAGTSEIRRMLIGRELFAETK, from the coding sequence ATGCTCCATCTCCCAGGCCTGACGTTTGACCACGGCGAGGATATCGCCGCCCTGCGCGAAGCAGTCCAGCAGTTCGCGGCAGCGGAAATCGCGCCGCGCGCGGCCGACATCGACCGTTCCGACCAGTTCCCGATGGACCTGTGGCGCAAGATGGGCGAGCTGGGCGTGCTGGGCATTACCGTTGGCGAGGAGTATGGCGGCGCCAACATGGGCTATCTGGCGCACATCGTCGCAATGGAAGAGATTTCGCGCGCGTCGGCGTCCGTCGGCCTGTCGTACGGTGCCCACTCGAACCTGTGCGTCAACCAGATCAAGCGCAATGGCACGGAAGAGCAGAAGCGCAAGTACCTGCCGAAACTGATCTCGGGCGAGCACGTGGGCGCCCTGGCCATGTCCGAGCCGAACGCCGGGTCGGACGTCGTCAGCATGAAGCTGCGCGCGGACTTCAAGGGCGACCGCTGGGTACTGAACGGCACCAAGATGTGGATCACCAACGGTCCCGATGCGGATACCCTGGTCGTCTATGCCAAGAACGACCTGGAAGCGGGCCCGCGCGGCATGACGGCGTTCCTGATCGAAAAAGGTTTCAAAGGGTTCTCGATCGCCCAGAAGCTCGACAAGCTGGGCATGCGCGGTTCGCACACGGGTGAACTGGTGTTCCAGGACTGCGAAGTGCCGGCCGAGAACGTGCTGGGCGGGTTAGGAAAAGGCGTCAACGTGCTGATGTCGGGCCTGGACTTCGAGCGCACCGTGCTGTCCGGCGGTCCGCTGGGCATCATGCAGGCGTGCATGGACGCTGTCGTACCGTACGTGCACGACCGCAAGCAGTTCGGCCAGCCGATCGGCGAATTCCAGCTGATGCAGGGCAAGCTGGCCGATATGTACTCGACGATGATGGCATGCAAGGCCTACGTGTACGCCGTCGGCCAGGCATGCGACCGCGCGACGACGCCGGAACAGGTGCGCGCGCTGCGCAAGGACGCCGCCGGCGCCATCCTGTACAGCGCCGAAAAAGCCACATGGATGGCAGGCGAGGCGATCCAGGCGCTGGGCGGCAACGGCTACATTAACGAATACCCGGTGGGCCGCCTGTGGCGCGACGCCAAGCTGTACGAAATCGGCGCCGGCACCAGCGAAATCCGCCGCATGCTGATCGGCCGCGAACTGTTCGCGGAAACCAAGTAA
- a CDS encoding SDR family oxidoreductase yields MATALVIGASRGIGQALARQYVDAGWRVIATARKDEDCAALVAMGAEVHALDVTNVEAVAGLGWKLDGEHLDVAILNAGVYGPRHDGFPVQADFDNVMHTNVLAAMRLLPILAPMVATTRGKLAVISSKMGSLSERHSATGSLYRASKAALNSVLIDTAITFGNQGVTCVAFHPGWVKTDMGGAEADITPEQSAAGIRATLASLPALDKATYVTYDGQPIGW; encoded by the coding sequence ATGGCGACCGCACTCGTCATCGGCGCATCGCGCGGCATCGGCCAGGCGCTGGCACGCCAGTACGTGGACGCGGGCTGGCGCGTCATCGCCACGGCACGCAAGGACGAAGACTGCGCGGCACTCGTGGCGATGGGAGCGGAGGTGCATGCGCTGGACGTCACCAACGTGGAAGCCGTCGCCGGGCTGGGCTGGAAGCTGGACGGCGAGCATCTGGACGTCGCCATCCTGAACGCGGGCGTCTATGGGCCGCGCCATGACGGCTTCCCCGTCCAGGCCGACTTCGACAACGTCATGCACACCAACGTCCTGGCCGCAATGCGGCTGCTGCCGATCCTGGCGCCGATGGTCGCGACCACGCGCGGCAAGCTGGCCGTGATCTCATCGAAGATGGGCTCGCTCAGCGAGCGCCACAGTGCGACCGGTTCGCTGTACCGGGCCAGCAAGGCGGCGCTGAACTCGGTGCTGATCGACACGGCCATCACGTTCGGCAACCAGGGCGTGACGTGCGTGGCGTTCCACCCGGGCTGGGTCAAGACGGACATGGGCGGCGCCGAGGCGGACATCACCCCGGAACAAAGCGCCGCCGGCATCCGCGCCACGCTGGCGTCACTGCCCGCATTGGACAAGGCAACGTACGTCACGTACGACGGACAGCCGATCGGCTGGTAA
- a CDS encoding MerR family transcriptional regulator, giving the protein MPTYTITELAREFDITPRAIRFYEDQGLLSPSREGAGGRNRVYLPRDRTRLKLTLRGKRLGLSLSEIRSLVDMYESPKDTEAQMHRFLTVLAQHRETLEQQREDIEMSLSEITAHEEECKRLLAERQAAASQ; this is encoded by the coding sequence ATGCCGACCTACACCATCACCGAACTGGCCCGCGAGTTCGACATTACCCCCCGCGCCATCCGTTTTTATGAAGACCAGGGTCTGCTCAGCCCGTCGCGCGAGGGCGCTGGCGGGCGCAACCGCGTCTACCTGCCGCGCGACCGTACCCGCCTGAAGCTGACATTGCGGGGCAAGCGGCTGGGTCTGTCGCTGTCGGAAATCAGGAGCCTGGTCGACATGTACGAGTCGCCCAAGGACACCGAGGCGCAAATGCACCGTTTTCTCACCGTGCTGGCGCAGCACCGGGAAACCCTGGAACAGCAGCGCGAGGATATCGAGATGTCGCTGTCCGAGATCACGGCCCACGAGGAAGAGTGCAAGCGCCTGCTGGCCGAACGCCAGGCGGCCGCCAGCCAATGA
- a CDS encoding MBL fold metallo-hydrolase: MNPLESQLHYPLGEQVPAPGDALDIAPGMRWLRLPLPFALDHINLWLLDDAVDGVPGYTVVDTGASTDASRAGWEAIMAQQFDGKPLQRVLVTHCHPDHVGLADWLCTRWQVPLAMTAGEYAFARMMAAALPGVDGTAALPHFQRHGLTDADMLEKMQSRRNYYPSLVPAVPQCYDRLQDGQVVEIGGRGWRVITGFGHSPEHASLYCAELNVLVSGDMVLPRISTNVSVFAIEPEGNPLQQYLDSLNKFHALPDDVLVLPAHGRAFQGLHTRIDQLRSHHAARLEEVVEACQQPRTAAEIVPIMFRRPLDAHMLSFALGEALAHLHKLWRDGIVRRESDGGGMIRFRTAR; this comes from the coding sequence ATGAACCCGCTGGAATCCCAACTTCACTATCCACTGGGCGAGCAGGTGCCCGCACCGGGCGATGCTCTCGACATTGCCCCAGGCATGCGCTGGCTGCGGCTGCCGTTGCCGTTCGCACTCGACCATATCAATCTGTGGCTGCTGGACGACGCGGTGGACGGCGTGCCCGGCTATACGGTGGTGGACACGGGCGCATCGACGGACGCCTCGCGCGCCGGCTGGGAAGCCATTATGGCGCAGCAATTCGACGGCAAGCCGCTGCAGCGGGTGCTGGTCACGCATTGCCATCCCGATCATGTGGGCCTGGCGGACTGGCTGTGCACACGCTGGCAGGTGCCGCTGGCAATGACGGCTGGCGAGTATGCGTTTGCGCGCATGATGGCGGCGGCGCTGCCCGGCGTGGATGGTACGGCGGCGTTGCCGCACTTCCAGCGCCACGGCCTGACGGATGCGGACATGCTGGAAAAGATGCAGAGCCGCCGCAATTACTACCCGTCGCTGGTGCCGGCCGTGCCGCAGTGCTATGACCGGCTGCAGGACGGGCAGGTGGTGGAGATCGGCGGGCGCGGCTGGCGCGTCATCACGGGCTTCGGCCATTCGCCCGAGCACGCCTCACTGTATTGCGCCGAGCTGAACGTGCTGGTGTCGGGCGACATGGTGCTGCCGCGCATTTCGACCAACGTCTCCGTGTTCGCCATCGAGCCAGAAGGCAACCCGCTGCAGCAATACCTCGACTCGTTGAATAAATTTCATGCCCTGCCGGACGACGTGCTGGTCCTGCCGGCCCACGGCCGGGCGTTTCAGGGGCTGCACACCCGCATCGACCAGCTGCGCTCGCACCATGCCGCGCGGCTGGAAGAGGTGGTTGAAGCGTGCCAGCAGCCGCGCACGGCGGCCGAGATCGTACCGATCATGTTCCGCCGTCCGCTGGACGCACACATGCTCAGCTTTGCGCTGGGCGAGGCCCTGGCCCATCTGCATAAATTATGGCGGGACGGTATCGTGCGACGTGAAAGTGACGGTGGCGGCATGATACGTTTTCGTACCGCGCGATGA
- a CDS encoding YihY/virulence factor BrkB family protein, translating into MTILNRQATAFVLGHPLRFALQCLTGFRANQGLLLAGAVAYYSLLSIVPLLMLVVVALSHVIDPRELLETIGHYLEWLVPGQSHAIVDEVAHFLDHRDLVGWFLVLTMLFFSSLAFTVLENAMCVIFIHRVAVRRRHYLTSAILPYCYILCLGVGALIVTLVAGGLQVIGAESVRLFGYEWSLHGLSGALLYLLGLSGEVLLLSSIYMVMPVGRLSWQHALIGGVTATVLWEVARHVLVWYFSTLSQVNVVYGSMTTAIVVMFSLEIGATLLLFGAQVIAEYEKVARGDLAPTAPLRTPA; encoded by the coding sequence ATGACAATACTCAACCGCCAGGCGACCGCTTTCGTGCTGGGCCATCCGCTGCGTTTTGCGCTGCAGTGCCTCACCGGTTTCCGGGCCAATCAGGGACTGCTGCTGGCCGGCGCGGTCGCTTATTACTCGCTGCTGTCGATCGTACCGCTGCTGATGCTGGTGGTGGTGGCGCTGTCGCACGTCATCGACCCGCGCGAGCTGCTGGAAACGATCGGCCACTACCTCGAATGGCTGGTGCCGGGACAGTCGCACGCGATTGTCGACGAGGTGGCGCATTTCCTCGACCACCGCGACCTGGTCGGCTGGTTCCTCGTGCTGACGATGCTGTTTTTCAGCTCGCTGGCGTTCACCGTGCTGGAGAACGCCATGTGCGTCATTTTCATCCACCGCGTGGCCGTGCGGCGCCGGCATTACCTGACGTCGGCCATTCTGCCGTACTGCTACATCCTGTGCCTCGGCGTGGGAGCGCTGATCGTCACGCTGGTGGCCGGCGGCCTGCAAGTCATCGGCGCGGAAAGCGTGCGGCTGTTCGGCTACGAATGGTCGCTGCACGGCCTGTCGGGGGCGCTGTTGTACCTGCTGGGCCTGTCAGGCGAAGTGCTGCTGCTGTCGTCGATCTACATGGTGATGCCGGTTGGCCGGCTGTCGTGGCAGCATGCCCTGATCGGCGGCGTCACGGCCACCGTGCTGTGGGAGGTTGCCCGTCACGTACTGGTCTGGTATTTCTCGACGCTGTCGCAGGTGAACGTGGTGTACGGGTCGATGACGACGGCCATCGTCGTCATGTTCAGCCTGGAGATTGGCGCCACCTTGCTGCTGTTTGGCGCCCAGGTGATTGCGGAGTACGAAAAAGTGGCGCGCGGCGACCTGGCGCCGACAGCGCCGCTGCGCACGCCGGCCTGA
- a CDS encoding ATP-binding protein produces MNRLFFRFFVLVMLSISAAAFIVYFTINRMYGDPIGSIARNQAAAQIFLLEQYVDKAPADGWLDRLNKVREVSDVRFDLIPLAVARQQVPADARAAFERGEVVIDIGHKALFRRVDLTGDKYIGSNEEAIHAQHLPIDIQVALQMEAVRYLIVALALLIPIAVWSRSHWRGLQKLMQVADRFGSGELKVRAQMQPGDSIYPLAERINHMADRIETLLEAQRGLLHSVSHEIRTPIARLEFALELLHDTVGDTVLEKRIGSMQDDLTELKSLVSELLGMARLDSEQPLRYETFDVTAALRSCANTLPPSTVSLDVSVPDGLGDYYGDCRLLMRATGNLLRNAQKYANGQMALSAARKLGGVTIVVDDDGAGIPEEEREKVFEPFYRLDRSRDRNTGGFGLGLSIASKAVSLHGGSLRIETSPLGGARFVITLPPA; encoded by the coding sequence ATGAACCGCCTGTTCTTTCGCTTTTTCGTCCTGGTAATGCTGTCGATCAGCGCAGCGGCGTTCATTGTGTATTTCACCATCAACCGGATGTATGGCGATCCGATCGGCAGCATCGCTCGCAACCAGGCGGCGGCGCAGATATTCCTGCTGGAGCAGTATGTCGACAAGGCGCCGGCGGACGGCTGGCTGGACCGCCTGAACAAAGTGCGCGAAGTATCCGACGTGCGCTTCGACCTGATCCCCCTTGCCGTCGCGCGCCAGCAGGTTCCCGCCGACGCGCGCGCGGCGTTCGAGCGGGGCGAGGTCGTCATCGATATCGGCCATAAAGCGTTGTTCCGGCGCGTCGACCTGACGGGCGACAAATATATCGGCAGCAATGAAGAGGCAATTCACGCGCAGCACCTGCCCATCGATATCCAGGTTGCCCTGCAGATGGAGGCCGTGCGCTACCTCATCGTCGCGCTGGCGCTCCTGATTCCCATTGCCGTCTGGTCGCGCTCCCATTGGCGTGGCCTGCAGAAGCTGATGCAGGTGGCCGACCGCTTCGGTTCCGGCGAGCTGAAGGTACGGGCGCAGATGCAGCCGGGCGATAGCATCTATCCGCTGGCCGAGCGCATCAACCATATGGCGGACCGCATCGAAACGCTGCTGGAAGCGCAGCGCGGGCTGCTGCATTCCGTGTCCCATGAAATCCGCACGCCGATCGCGCGGCTGGAATTCGCGCTGGAACTGTTGCACGACACCGTGGGCGACACGGTGCTGGAAAAACGCATCGGCAGCATGCAGGACGACCTGACCGAACTGAAATCGCTCGTCAGCGAGCTGCTGGGCATGGCCCGCCTGGACAGCGAGCAGCCGCTGCGCTACGAGACGTTCGACGTGACGGCGGCGCTGCGCTCCTGTGCCAATACGCTGCCCCCCTCGACGGTGTCGCTCGACGTGTCCGTTCCCGACGGGCTGGGCGACTATTACGGCGACTGCCGCCTGCTGATGCGGGCCACGGGCAACCTGCTGCGCAACGCGCAGAAATATGCCAACGGACAGATGGCGCTGTCGGCCGCGCGCAAGCTGGGCGGCGTGACGATCGTCGTCGACGACGACGGTGCCGGCATCCCGGAAGAAGAGCGCGAGAAAGTGTTCGAGCCGTTTTACCGGCTCGACCGCAGCCGCGACCGCAATACCGGTGGCTTCGGCCTGGGGTTATCGATCGCCAGCAAGGCCGTCTCGCTGCACGGCGGGTCACTGCGCATCGAGACGTCGCCGCTGGGCGGTGCCCGCTTCGTGATCACGCTGCCGCCGGCATAA
- a CDS encoding hybrid sensor histidine kinase/response regulator, which produces MSDFHLHQQLFADTPVGSLLLSPSATPTILDVNNAFLRNVGYRREQLVGRPLFDALPAAPEDVSDSGVNALHRSLALVIATGRPHSLPTQRYPIRTTMADGSETFVERFWDATNTPIFDAAGRLRCILHVSIEVTARMRAEEALRLSRQEAIESARRAEEGHQRLNAMDRRKDEFLAMLAHELRNPLAPIQSAAEFVSRQTQEASLARASTIILRQVRHLTGMVDELLDATRVSHGRIALEKVVLDLAAVIGAAAEQVLPMAEARGHTLTIVPPAGPLPVCGDFKRLVQVVANVVQNAVKYTPDGGRIEIMTQARGADIVVRVRDDGIGMTADLIEHAFELFTQGERRADRSQGGLGIGLAVVRRIVELHSGTVRATSPGLGKGSCFEITLPRLAGAAPSRTAAPLPVTPAAHGAGLRVLIVEDNPDVAETLAMIVRAAGHDVFVEHAARAALDTARGIEPDVCLLDIGLPEINGYELAALLRTTPHGKAATLVAITGYGRAEDRAAALHAGFDHHLVKPVDIATLEEILATVARSADGGFQ; this is translated from the coding sequence ATGTCCGATTTCCACCTTCACCAGCAACTGTTTGCCGACACGCCAGTGGGCAGCCTGCTCCTTTCACCCAGCGCTACCCCGACAATTCTGGACGTCAACAACGCCTTCCTGCGCAATGTCGGCTATCGGCGCGAGCAACTGGTCGGCCGGCCCCTGTTCGATGCGTTGCCGGCCGCGCCAGAAGATGTAAGCGACAGCGGCGTCAATGCGCTGCACCGGTCGCTTGCACTGGTCATCGCCACGGGGCGCCCCCACTCGCTGCCGACCCAGCGCTATCCGATCCGCACGACCATGGCGGACGGCTCGGAAACGTTTGTCGAGCGCTTCTGGGACGCCACCAATACTCCCATTTTCGACGCCGCCGGCCGGTTGCGCTGCATCCTGCACGTGTCGATCGAGGTGACCGCCCGGATGCGGGCGGAGGAAGCGTTGCGGCTCAGCCGGCAGGAGGCCATCGAATCGGCCCGCCGTGCCGAGGAAGGCCACCAGCGGCTCAACGCCATGGACCGGCGCAAGGATGAATTCCTGGCCATGCTGGCGCACGAATTGCGCAACCCGCTGGCGCCGATCCAGTCCGCCGCCGAATTCGTTTCGCGCCAGACGCAGGAAGCGTCACTGGCCCGCGCCAGCACGATTATCCTGCGGCAAGTGCGGCACCTGACCGGCATGGTCGACGAGCTGCTGGACGCCACGCGCGTCAGCCATGGCCGCATTGCGCTGGAGAAGGTCGTGCTCGACCTTGCCGCCGTGATCGGCGCAGCGGCCGAGCAGGTGCTGCCGATGGCCGAGGCACGCGGCCATACACTGACGATCGTCCCGCCGGCCGGGCCCTTGCCGGTCTGCGGCGACTTCAAGCGCCTCGTGCAGGTAGTCGCCAACGTGGTGCAGAACGCCGTCAAGTACACGCCCGACGGCGGCAGGATCGAGATCATGACGCAGGCGCGCGGCGCCGACATTGTCGTGCGGGTACGCGACGACGGCATCGGCATGACGGCCGACCTGATCGAACACGCATTCGAGCTGTTCACCCAGGGCGAGCGGCGCGCCGACCGGTCCCAGGGCGGCCTGGGGATCGGCCTGGCCGTCGTGCGCCGCATCGTCGAACTGCACAGCGGCACCGTGCGCGCCACCAGCCCGGGCCTGGGCAAGGGGAGCTGCTTTGAAATCACCCTGCCGCGTCTCGCCGGCGCGGCGCCGTCCCGGACCGCCGCGCCGTTGCCGGTCACGCCGGCCGCCCACGGCGCCGGACTGCGCGTGCTGATCGTGGAAGACAACCCCGACGTGGCCGAAACGCTGGCGATGATCGTGCGCGCGGCCGGGCATGACGTGTTTGTCGAACACGCCGCCCGCGCCGCGCTGGATACGGCGCGGGGCATCGAACCGGATGTCTGCCTGCTCGACATCGGCCTGCCCGAGATCAACGGCTACGAACTGGCGGCGTTGCTGCGCACGACACCGCACGGCAAGGCGGCCACGCTGGTGGCCATCACGGGCTACGGCCGCGCCGAGGACCGGGCTGCCGCGCTGCACGCAGGGTTCGATCACCATCTCGTCAAACCCGTCGATATCGCCACGCTGGAAGAGATCCTGGCGACCGTTGCGCGCTCAGCTGACGGCGGGTTCCAGTAA
- a CDS encoding response regulator — translation MYRVMLVEDDARLADLVMEYLAGYEFKVDVVSRGDEAVARFKAAPPDIVVLDLMLPGLDGMLVCRQLRDLTKIPILIMTAREDSYDEVSLLEQGADDFINKPVQPRVLLARLRALLRRTQTKQASDMLTFGALSIATSDRTVTWRGEPCVLSNTEYKLLLVLAESAGTVLSRDALLKKMRGIEFDGLDRSIDNSISKLRRKFDDADSEKIKTVWGEGYLFSPSAWA, via the coding sequence ATGTATCGAGTGATGCTGGTGGAGGACGATGCCCGCCTGGCCGATCTGGTCATGGAGTATCTGGCGGGCTATGAGTTCAAGGTGGACGTCGTTAGCCGGGGTGACGAGGCTGTCGCCCGCTTCAAGGCCGCGCCGCCCGATATCGTGGTACTGGACCTGATGCTGCCTGGCCTGGACGGCATGCTGGTCTGCCGCCAGTTGCGCGATCTGACCAAGATTCCCATCCTGATCATGACCGCGCGGGAAGACTCGTACGACGAAGTGTCGCTGCTGGAACAGGGCGCGGACGACTTCATCAACAAGCCGGTGCAACCGCGCGTGCTGCTGGCCCGCCTGCGCGCGCTGCTGCGCCGCACCCAGACGAAACAGGCCAGCGACATGCTGACGTTCGGTGCGCTGTCGATCGCCACCAGCGACCGCACCGTCACATGGCGCGGCGAGCCCTGTGTGCTCAGCAATACCGAATACAAGCTGCTGCTGGTGCTGGCGGAGTCGGCCGGCACGGTGCTGTCGCGCGATGCACTGCTGAAGAAAATGCGCGGCATCGAATTTGACGGGCTCGACCGCAGCATCGACAACAGCATCTCGAAACTGCGCCGCAAGTTCGACGATGCGGACTCGGAAAAGATCAAGACGGTGTGGGGCGAAGGCTATCTGTTCTCGCCGTCGGCGTGGGCGTAG